From the genome of Argentina anserina chromosome 4, drPotAnse1.1, whole genome shotgun sequence, one region includes:
- the LOC126790258 gene encoding inactive leucine-rich repeat receptor-like protein kinase CORYNE, giving the protein MGRGTSTSNFKCRITSLLLLLLLLFLFCSTVESQQTEPPSPSKHPRSKNNQLERILLSLVLGVLTGLILVLISAFTVRCFVRYISRTPILKGPVIFSPKIAPKTLQLAMANENQLLGSSPNGKYYRTVLDNGLIIAVKQLEPFSECGSPEAQSKCAKRRIQQELEVLAGLRHRHLMSLRAYVREHDKFSLVYDFVPNGSLEDAMNRVRESQLQLSWEVRLRIAVGVIKGLQYLHAYVPQIMHYNLKPRNVMLDAEFEPRLGDYGLAKLTPHLDGALSGYTAPVCFQNDRYTDKSDIFSFGMILGVLLTGRDPTDPFFGETSSGGSLGRWLRHLQQAGEAREALDKSIIGEEGEEDEMLMAVRIAVVCLSDVPAERPSSDELVHMLTQLHSF; this is encoded by the exons ATGGGTAGAGGGacaagtacttcaaatttTAAGTGTAGAATCACAAGCctgcttctgcttctgcttTTGCTATTCCTGTTCTGCTCAACTGTTGAGTCTCAACAAACTGAGCCTCCATCGCCCTCAAAGCACCCTCGTTCCAAGAACAACCAGCTTGAAAGAATCCTACTTAGTCTTGTGTTGGGAGTATTGACAGGGCTCATACTTGTCCTCATCTCTGCTTTCACTGTCCGCTGCTTTGTTCGCTACATTAGCAGAACCCCAATTCTCAAAGGCCCTGTGATTTTCTCCCCCAAAATCGCGCCGAAAACGCTTCAATTGGCAATGGCTAATGAGAACCAGCTGCTTGGTTCCAGCCCCAATGGGAAGTACTACAGGACTGTGCTTGACAATGGGCTCATTATTGCAGTGAAGCAGCTGGAGCCCTTTTCGGAGTGTGGTTCGCCCGAGGCGCAGAGCAAGTGTGCCAAGAGGAGGATACAGCAGGAGCTGGAGGTGCTTGCTGGACTGAGACACAGGCATTTGATGAGTTTGAGGGCTTATGTTCGCGAGCACGACAAATTTTCTTTGGTTTATGATTTTGTGCCCAATGGGAGCTTGGAGGATGCTATGAATAGAGTTAGGGAGAGTCAGTTGCAGCTCAGTTGGGAGGTTCGGCTTCGGATTGCTGTTGGGGTGATTAAGGGGCTTCAGTATCTTCATGCATATGTGCCTCAGATTATGCATTATAATTTGAAGCCGAGAAATGTTATGTTGGATGCTGAGTTTGAGCCGAGGTTGGGGGATTATGGGTTGGCCAAGCTCACTCCTCATTTGGATGGGGCATTATCTGGCTACACTGCTCCAGTTTGTTTCCAGAATGACAG GTACACTGATAAGAGTGACATTTTCAGCTTTGGGATGATTTTGGGAGTTTTATTAACTGGTAGAGACCCAACTGATCCCTTCTTTGGGGAGACGTCTAGTGGAGGAAGTTTAGGAAGGTGGTTGCGGCACTTGCAGCAGGCAGGGGAGGCACGGGAAGCATTAGATAAGAGCATTATTggggaggaaggagaggaagatGAAATGTTAATGGCAGTGAGAATTGCTGTCGTATGCTT